A stretch of Lathyrus oleraceus cultivar Zhongwan6 chromosome 6, CAAS_Psat_ZW6_1.0, whole genome shotgun sequence DNA encodes these proteins:
- the LOC127092739 gene encoding MLP-like protein 28, whose amino-acid sequence MALSGKVEIEIEIQAPADKFYNIFRKQLEHVPNISPEIHENKVHEGDGENVGSIKYWEYIIEGKKVSAKAKIETIDDENKLITYSLFDGEVSENYKSFKSTFQVIGGIVKWTFEYEKLKEDIAFGSPDSYLVFAEKVTKDIDAHLIKE is encoded by the exons ATGGCTTTAAGTGGGAAAGTGGAGATTGAGATAGAGATTCAAGCACCTGCTGATAAATTCTATAATATCTTTAGAAAGCAACTTGAACATGTTCCTAATATATCTCCAGAAATACATGAAAATAAAGTGCATGAAGGTGACGGGGAAAATGTTGGTTCCATCAAATATTGGGAATATATAATAG AAGGAAAAAAAGTAAGTGCTAAAGCAAAAATTGAGACTATAGATGATGAAAATAAGTTAATCACATATAGTTTATTTGATGGGGAAGTGAGTGAGAATTACAAGAGTTTTAAGTCAACATTTCAAGTGATAGGTGGGATTGTGAAATGGACTTTTGAATATGAGAAGCTAAAGGAGGATATTGCATTTGGATCTCCAGATTCATACTTGGTCTTTGCTGAAAAGGTGACAAAAGATATTGATGCTCATCTTATCAAAGAATAG